The sequence cttaccattattatggaTGTAGCATTTTGATCCGAAAGCGtgaaaatatgaaatgttaggctttctccctctccataattcatatggagttttcttgagaatgggccttattgatacacgattgatgatgtaacaggcagtgttcattgcttcagcccaaaatattttggtagagaatgctcacatatcatggtcctcgaaATCTCCACAAGTATCCTATTTTTCCTATCAACGATCCTGTTTTGTTGAGGAGGCCTagaacaagaaaaattgtgatcgatgcctttttcttcacaaaaatttgtaaaactctcattttgaaattcagttccgtggtcactacggatctgttttattgaaagatttttctaattctcaacacgtttaacaaaagttttaaaataatcaaaggcatcatttttgtgggctaaaaacaatgtccacataaaatgtgagaaatcatccacaatgaaaaaatgcataaagctttcctcctaagCTAGCGTTCCtcaagggaccacatagatctaggtggagaagttcaaggggcatagaagtagatacaaattttttgcttttaaaagatttttttgtgtgttttccaagctgacatgcatcacaaacagaatctaattttaaattaagtttttGCATACCGAAAACTAAATCAAGtgtaaaaagtttttctatggtactaggaccaacatgacctaatcgtctatgccaaagaatgttatcatcaacattcaaggatacaagacttttaatatttgttaaagataaattatttaaagaaaccttataaacattttcacttctatatcctttgaaatttatggatttgttagtcgtgagtgatatagtttagtgttggggagtgaatttgacttcataacctctatcacacaattgacttatgcttagtagattatgcttaagtcctttcactaggagtacatcatcaatcaagcaggatttagatatacctattgagtcAATTCCTTCGAttactcctttgttgttgtctccaaaggtgacagttcccttctcctttggtttgaccgattggaGTAGCTTTTTGTTCCCCTTgttatgtctagaacatccactgtctagatactaTATGCTAGGTAGGACATTTTTCCTATTTTcctgcaagaattgattttggtaccgtttagttcttttgggtccacaatgttagaaaagagagatacaaaatggaTTTCTAAGAGTTtagtctctcatagcgacatcatcgacactttctaagagtgctcccagtagttagtagggctatggcctctttaaaaacctatttccttggacagagcagcgttcatcgggaagaccagtcgcaagtcaaggcagtttaaaccggtctatgatgaactcccttagatcatgttcTCATAATaccgactgatgagttgttaagtactcttaggcctccatttcatatagctctttttatcatattgatatttcaaagatctacatttatgtctagcatgacATATTTTACAGcagtaagagcatgtagggggtgatctcattttagatttagcaataaggctagcaaagtctatagatttcttaccataccctattccacccttatcaaagctacatttctgcatgcttagtaaattattcagtttattactactaacattaaatttatcaaatgatttttataagtgagctatgtcatcctttaaccttaggttttcatgctccttatattctaattcatttttgaggtttctattttcctttctaagtgatttagtcATGTCAAACATAAGCTTATAGGCATGTATTAACTCATCGTAGGAAGGTATCTCATCATCGTcatcggagacgatgtcatcatcgCTAGCCATGAGACAGATGTTGGtttcctcctcgtcatcatcaTTGTCGCTCCAAGTTGCTATTAGGGCTTTCTTCTTGCCTTTGTCAACCTTCTTCTTAAggggacactcatttgcatagtggccttactgttgacagttgtagcatgtaACTTCCTTGTCTGACTTCTTctctttcttgaatttgtttcctcgcatgaatcgtTTGAATTTTCCCTCGAAGAAggccatatcatcatcttcttcttcaacttgggtggataaggcaatcccctttgccttgatcttctcatactccttctttgattctttCCTTGTGGATACTTCCAACTCATGgttttttagggtcccatggagttgatcaagatcataggatgtggtgtcgcctttgttggactcaatgatggccgttctcttggcatcccactccttgggtagggcGCGTAAAGCTCTTCTCCAAACTTTTTTGgatggatattgttctccaagttgggctagctcattaaTGATTTGATAAAGCCTCCGGAACATTGTATCTACATCTTCATTGGgatccatctcaaatgtctcgtatttgagttgtagaagATCGATCTTTGTCTCTTTGACTTGGTTGGTTCCCTCGTGGCATATCTCTAATTTGTTCCAAATCTCTTTTGTGGAGGAGCAtattgagatccggttgtactcattcatatctagagaaaaatgcaaaatattcatagctttagcattttgagaaattaatttcatatcctcctttgaaAAGTCATCAATTCCCTTAGGAATGTTAACCCCTTCAACCTATTTCATAGGTATATAGGGACCTTCCACTGTTACTTTCCAAAattcatagtctacggattggatatatagggacatttgatttttccaatatccgtagtttatgccgttgaaaagaggaaAAAGATTGGTCGATTGCCCTTGAGTGTAATCGCTTGCTAGATTTTTCATAGagactttttgaaaatatttaataaaaaggtggctctgataccacttgttagaacttaatgggggggatttaggttctattgaaaactttagaaatttaaagcgattatgcaaatacgcaggcggaagacttaaagcaatcaaatataaatgcggtaaataaatgcgtagagtaaataaagcagtaaaagggataagagatgtttatggaagttcgacgataaattgtctacgtctccccttcttggttaagatcgattaatcaAGGTTCTGCTAGCACTTTGaatgtcttggccttgatggctccaaggatagccgtacaactcaacacgatcatcgtgccgatacaactcgatacacttggccttaagggctccaagaaTATCCTCAACAATAgcacaatacacttggcttcacactcaagtgtttacaatgatcgcacaaccaactcacaaatgatttttacaaacaactcttgatTTTTGAGCGATTATATCGAATAACTCTTGATATAATACTTTGAATGAGAGGTTATTCTTGCAagagatgagagtgaattgggATATCTCAAATGGCTTTGaatgacctctatttatagttgcaaAATCAAGCAGGTTTGGATCCTTCGAACTGGTCTTTGGGTCCTCCGAACTTCACtgattgattttcaaatttttgcgGCGGTTgcactgttcggatggtccgaacaggTCTTCGGGTTGTCCGAATggctgcattaaattcattccggcaAATTTCTTTTGACAAAATCTTCAGTCACCGTAAAGGAGTTTGGgtcctccgatcctgacttcggagcgcCTGAACTATGACTTTCGTGCCATCCGAGAGTGCCTccgagaaatatttaatttcaaaaaaactTCGAGCCATCCGAACtagcttcggatcgtccgaacaggTCTTTCTTGGCCTCCGAGCTTGTCATCCGATCATATTAAATTCTTGAATAatcttcggatggtccgaaccatCTTCGGATCGTCGGAACATAGGAAAATTCGAACATTTCAAATTTtatctccaatttttttttatcagttcttgcttccaatattgtccatacacaaaaatattattatctgcaaatttctcactttaaactgttagtaataattaaccgagttttctaatcatcaaaacacaatattttgagactttttaatgcattaaaaatatttaatctcaTTACACGAGATTTGTCTGCATTTAAGGTGTAACACGTAGGTTTTCCACATGGTTCCGAAATGAGGTTCTAGCATATCAACCCAAGTAACGCATTCAGCAGTGAAACAAGGCCAAGATTTGAATTTTGCAGCCTTGGAAGGTGGTTGTAAGGAACGAGACAGAAACAATGAGGTCTTAGAAAGACAAGCAAGAGGGAAGAGATCTTTAAACACTTGCTCAAGTAGAGGAACCTCTACATACGGAGGGTGGATCACAACTACAGTGGCTAGAACTTCAGTGAACTCGGACTTGTCAGCATATAGATTCAGGGGTCTAGAATCATATCACGCAATAATTTTTCTTGCTCAAATGAAAGCGTTGCAAATGAAAGAAATGTGAGATCGCACTTACCTGATAACTTCTAGGGTTTCTGAGACAGGAAAAGAACTGCTCAAAAGAACAGAAGCCATGGATGAAATGGTGGATAAAATACACAAAACACCAACGAGAAGAAGGTAAATGAgaattttttgttcactcttcgTTATGTTTTACAAGTTTTCTTAAAGAACTTGAGTAAAGAAAGGAGCAGGACGAGGGAACCATACTTGAGAAATATCAAAAGCAACTTCGGAGAAAACTTCACAAGTCGGCGGTATGCAAAAACCAAAAGAAGATGAAGGGTGAGCAGAGAGAAATTATGCAAAAAAGAGGAGAAATGATGGCAAGAGTTTTGATTGATGGGGTTGAAGTCGGCCAATTTCTTGGGAACGTGAAGGGCGGAAGCTGTGGCAACCCGAATTCTATTTTACATGTTAGCAaatggcatataattttaaaaaagtgGCAAAAAGTGATTAATGagtcattatttggtgaaaataagtgtaaAATCAGCTTCGGAATGTCCGAAAATGGAAGAGAGGGTCCTGGTAGTCTCGGATAGTACGAAAGCAGCCAAACTAGTTCGGAAGGAGCGAAGCAGTTCGGAGTTTCCGAACACAGTAGGAACCAGGTGTCAAGGTGTATTGGACAAGTTgcagtttggagcttccgatcccagtTTGGAGTTTCCGAACTCACTTGCAGCCTGAGGTGTCAAAATGCTCTCTACACGTGGAAATCATGcacagatcggagcttccgaatccAGATCAGATCTTCCGATCcatggcctataaataggtgtCCAAACCTCATTTTCAAGAGCAAAttcagaggattttcgaaatattGGTCTATAATTGAGTGCTTTGGGTTATATTCTCGAGGGTCGGGCACTAGCGAGGTGCTATGGGGCTTATAGCGGAGCTGTGCTTGGGTCAGTGCCTTCGATATAagcgggctgatgacggacgcagATATAAGTCTAGACTCTTAATAGCTAGTAGGAGTAGGTATTATTATAGTTAAGGATTGTACACCAGTGTTAGTAATATGGTATTATCTTggcttgtaggcttggactGTAGATACTTATACATCTAGGACAGTGATTGtggtatgtaagtactgactgagatatccaaCGAGTACGCATGCTTATGTTTTGCATATTATGTgccatgatacatgttttactacttttatgtattatgttgcACATGCATATTCATGTTCAGCCGAGTCTCCTTCGAAATAGCCTTTGTaatagggtcgctcagccctgtatTCTTTGTTACTGTCTGACATCGGGAGACGCCATGATGATGGGTACTGACACTACGATGGATCAGAGGGGTGTGTGGAGGTACCCAGCGGAGTTGATCCCAGATGGTACTACATACTCATCGGCGCCCAAACTGAACAGATATCGTGTTAGCCAGTACccagtcatttgcatgcatcataataggtttgtatactcgtgCTTAATGTTTTGAgtgtagtcgctcacgtccatgttgttgtattttttggacaTCCCATTCGAAGGGACAGGTATGCAGGTGGACCAGGAGCGAGATCAGTGGTTAGTCGGTAACCAAAACTTGGTAGCAAGGGTCGCCGGTGGTTTCTATGTTAAGCTTATATTTGGTATATATTTTTATTCCAGTTGTTTTCGTTTAGTTGCTAGTAACTCTTATTAAGTTTTCTAAttattatattgcatgtttaagaCTCTTGGCTATTAGATGATCAGGGTAGGTCATTACAAGagccaaaatttgaaaaatagatAACGTGATCTACTCCAGGCCTACTACAATTCCTGGTACCCTAAGACCCAATACACCAAAAAGCAAGCCCACCACAAAGTGAGGATCATAATCCAGGCTTGATGCCCCATTGAGCCAACAACATGCGAGGGGTAATTGTTTAGCCCAAAAAATGAAGACACTTTTTGGCCCAGATTAAGAAAATATATTTGTCCCTGCTGCTGAGCAAACGTGGGAAGTGCAGCTGAAATGAAAGAAGCCCAAGCTAGAAAACACAAAGCCAAACCAAGAAAATAGAGAAGAGGCCCAAGAGAAAACCAAATGATTGGTCATAGGAGGAAGAATGGAGAAGCTGGACCATGATTTGGGATGACGAAGAAGTGGGGAAGTTGctcaaaattgaaagaaaagaaGACGGCAGAATCAAGGATCAACACATTCAACAATTACTCAATCCAAATCAGGCTCTTAAAGCTCTCGAAGTTTTACAGCATTATTTCTGCAGATTTTCAAGTTCTCGAATTTCCATCTTTTATTTTTCGAATTTTCGTTGCATGTTTCCAGATTATGTTTTGGTAGTTCCCCTGCGTTTCCAGCACCGTACTTTAATATTTTATGGCAAGTTTTTGTCCATATTCGATTTTTTAATGTCAAAGTTAATTTCGATTGATATTACagaattttatttatcaatttttggCGTTTTTCGTTGTTAAACCGAGGAAACTGAGACCGACGGTGGAAACGGAGTTCGTAATTGCTTATGGTAGAAGttaaatttttcaatttttgtcaatttagttaaatttttcaatttttgtcaaTTTTTTGCACGTACGTGTCTGACATGCCTGCAACAGCCACTCATCAATTTTTGTGtgtaaacatatatattttttaaaaaaagatttaaaaaaaattagaaatgtATTGGTTCCGCTATTTGACGTGACGGAAATCAGAGGCATTGTTACATGCACTAACATTTTTCTCTAGAACTGTCAGACGGGCCAACGCATGATTGGCGTGGGCCAGCACACCAAAAAGCCACGATTTGGCAGGCAAGAATGGGTCGGCCCATCATTTCGACGGACtgaaaatcctcaacccaacctaACCCAACCCAAGGTGTGTTGCAGGTACGATGTGTCGGCCCGCGGATTAGctcattataattaattataaatttcatttcataaataaatattaatataaacatattaataaaatttttaattatttatttcacacGTATAAATTTCATATAAAGTAATTAACAAAAACAAATCAcaacatttattttaaaaaatagggaaaatatttttttttggtcaTTAACTTGTTcatatttttggttttggtccattaacttttcaaattctACTAATGTGACACCGAAAAATGTTGACATGTCTAGTTGTCATGTCAGCAATTAgaccaaaataattgaaaattaaaagttagcgtaataaaaccaaattttaaaaaattaaaggatcaaaaccaaaaaaaataaacaatatattgaactaaaaaaaacatttcCCCAAAAAAATACTTATATCTcataaagttaaaaaaaaaataaaaaataatgtgaCGAGATGGATCCGACGAACCCAACCAAATTCACCgctaagattttttttttcccaactATATTTCCGCAGTTAGCGACGGGTTGAATTCCATTCTCGCATTGGGGGAGGGGGAGAGTGAGACCTGCAAATTGCCCAAATCACGCATGTTCATCTACGCGTGGCCATTCTCGCGGAATCGGGGCTCAAGTTTTCTGGTTTAGGCTTTTCGTCGAGAAGGTTAGTCTCATTCAATTTCAGTCTTCTTCTTCACTCTCGGTAGCTAATTTCGCTATTTCATTATGTTTTTTCCGTTCATGATTCAGGGTATTCCAACcaagtttttttaaaagaaaaaattgtgTTGTTATTTTAGTTGTCTTTCTGTTTGTTTTGATGTGAAATGGAAATTGATTAAGATCACAAGACTGTATGCTCAGCGGTATGTCATGATCATGAAGTGTAGATACATTCTTGAGTTGGACTGGTATATTATAGAGCTGTTTTGGGGTTAGTAGGAAAAGTAGTCGAGGCAGTTTTGGAATTGGAAAATGTAAAGCTGCCCTATTTGATCTTTTTTTGTTTATTGGTGTGTCTTATTGAAGCAATTTCCTTTTTGCGTTTATCTGGTTTACAACCAAATGCAGTAAGAATGAGAGAAGCTGATGCTGAACCTGAGAATGTTATGACTGGGGTACACACCAAGAAGTTAAGCCACCAGTGTGGTGAGTGTGACAGTGAGGAAGACCCtgaagaagatcaagaaaacGGATTGTATGAGGAAATTTATGAAGATCCTGAAGATGTCGTGAATGAGGAACCTGAAGAAGCTTCGGAGGAAGAAATACATGGGGAATCTGATGAAGATCCTGAAGATACCATAGTTGAGGTGTCTGAAGATGATCCAGAAGAGGAAATAAATGAGGAAAATGATTGTGCTCTAGAGGACGTAGTATATGAGGAGCCTGATGAAAATCCAGAGGAAGATATGGATGAAGAACCCGAAGAGGAATCAGAAGAGGAAATAGTTGAGGATCTTGAAGATGTTCCAGGAGAAGAAATTGATGAAGAACCTGAAGAAGAATCAGAAGAGGAAATAATTGAGGATCTTGAAGATAAGATGATTCAGAATGAAAAAAACTTGAAGTCCAAATCAGATGATACATTTGCTACAAGCAAATTTGATAGTAAAATAGGACTTATTAGTGTTACTGTCAATGATGATTGTGCTTCTAGACAGCAGGAGCCTagtaaaagttttagaaaacaCAGGCATAGTCGGTGGGATGTCAGAGCTGAAGAGGAAACTCCTTTAATTGATGAGACTAGTAAAAGAAGGAAAACCAGGTGGGATAATGACGATTCTCGAAATTTCTTGTTTCAGGTATCAAGTTCCTTGGAGCTTTCAACTGACCAAGAGGTCTTGAGGTTCAAGAAGAGATTAATGGAAATAAACAAAATGCTGCAAAGTTCGGAGATTAATGGTAAGGAAAATGCAGAAGAAATATCCTCTCCGAAACCAGATAACAATGACCATGGCATGAAGATAAATGCACGTGCACGAAGGAAACTCAAGAAAAGTCAATGAAAAATTTTATCTCAGTTAGCTACACTATTATCCTGTAGAAGTCCTTACCGTTTTACGAAGAAAATTTTTGTTCCTGTGGGGGAGTATCCAACCTATAAATTCATAGGTCTCATTCTTGGACCTAAGGGAAATACCCAAAAGAGAATGGAGAAGGAAACTGGAGCAAAGATACGTCTAAGAGGAAAAGGTTTTGAGGACGGGGACGGGGACGGGGACGGGGACGGGGACCCTTCCATGGCTGATGAATTACATGTCCTCGTGGAGGCTTGCAACCAAAGGGCATTGAATGCTGCCGTGGCTATGGTTGAGAAGCTGCTTATTCCGGTGGCAGATGAGAATAATGAGCACAAGAAAGCTCAGTTAACAGAGCTTGCAAAAATGAGGGGGACATATAAAGATCAAAACACATGCCAGTTGTGCAAGGAGCAAGGTCACAGACAATATGCCTGCCCTCTGAAAGATTCATGTTTTAACGCTGCTTGCTGCGACACATGTGGAAGTTTTGACCATCCCACGTCAAAATGTAAATCAAATGAAAAATCTAACAAAGAGGTGAGCAATTCAACTCTTTATGTTGGCTATCTATCCCAGGTAACTGATGATAAAAGGTTAAAAGAGCTATTCTTGCCGTTTGGTAAAATCATCAAGGCTGCTGTAATCAAGGATCCAACAACAGGTCTCAGTAAAGGTTATGGATTTGTTGAATTCGATAATTCCACTGATGCATCTGCAGCTGTCAAATACATGAATGGGTACAAAATGGAAGGTAAGGTTTTGGCAGTTAGAATAGCTGGGCAGAAACCTGTTCCAGCTCCCCCACCTACATCTGTTCCATCTGTTATTTATGGTCAGACTGCTAACATCTATGGCCCTGAACCATCAATGTTTCCTGGGGCTCAAGTCTCCATCTCAAGCAGCGAAAGTTTATATTTTCCTTATTCTTCTGGTACTGTTGCAAGAACTGTGGGTTCGACCATCCCTCCATATGCTGCGACTAGCACCGTTTACCCGAGAATGAATAATAACAATTTCTCTAGTGGTGAATTTTCTCACCAGATCGCTAGTTCATTTTCCAGTTCAGCAATATCTCAGTTCCACGGTAATCCAGACACCGGTTCCCGGTTCAAGCCATACATCACCAGTTCCCAGTTCAATCCCTACTTCACTAATCCAGCCATGTATGAATTTCAAGCGTTCAGTCAGATTACAGAGACTGaagaaaaatccaattttgGGCAAGGTTCTAGACTTTTTTGATGCGGCACTGTATAAAATGTGTGCCCTGTACTACCTGGAGTTATCCCAGAAATATTcgatagatttttatttttttaagggaAAAAAACACAGAGGATGGGAAGATTGCAAAAACTATTTTAATTTTCAGTTGATTGATTTTCTTTCACTTCCCATGGTTAGAGTTTGTTTATGTTGCTCTCCCTTTTACTCTATTCAAGACATGAATATTGCTTACAGAACATAAAATCGATTTTTGAGATTTCCTAGACAGAAATCAATAAATGCCATACATGGGAAATAAACAAGAATTGAAATGCGATAGATATCCTTCTCAGTCAAGAATCCATCTTGATCAAGCCCACATCTTTCACATTTGTCAATCAAGAGTTTCGATCTCCTATTCGGGCTATGAACAATCTGAGCTCCCTTGCTTTTCTTGCGTGTTCAGGTGAAACATCATTATCCGACTCACTCAACTCAACAACATCAACGCACTTCACATCTCGGTATTCAGAAACGCCACGAGCAAGTACTGATGGTGAAGAGCtcatcaaatcattaatttctttttcagGAAAACTCAAACCAGTTGCATAGCTATCTGAACTGGACCTAACCCCATTGTCCCCTTCGCCTCCTCGACTGTTGACCTTCAACTTGGAACTATGGCGTGTAATTTGGTCAAGCATATCAACTTGGAAGGAGGTACTGATCTCCTCTGGTACTAATCCTCCTATAATATAAAGATTGTTCGTGTCTCGCTCAATATCAAGCAGAAGTTCCTGTAGTTTATCATCAATTTCCTTCAGAACTGTCTTCTCTACTTTCGACTTatgctttggcttcttcttttGAGCTTTCCTTTCATGAAATTCCAGAATCTTTTCGGGACAAGCACTAACACAAAAGGAGAAAGGAATAAGATCCCACTAGTAAGCATGGTAGTTAAAAAATCGCATGTAAGAGCACTCGTTTCCCAAACTAAGGTATCGATCAACTACAATTCGTGGACCCGTCTCCGCCTCACCTCTCCACAAGATCGGCAGGTACCACGGATGCTTTGAGCCCATGCATGTCTTCCCAAGTAACCTCAAAGTAGTCTCTTCCTTGAGATATTCTCTTCTTAACAATGCTAGATACAGGACACTTGACTGGCCTCTGCATTCATTAGCAAAATCATTCCATTCATTCATCTTTTAATCGTGAAGACAATACAAGTTCAAATGAAAACTCCAAGGTTGGAACAAATGCAAATTAAATCTCAAAGTTAAGTGAAACATACGTAGGTTTCTTCATTAAAACAATGAAAAGGTGATACTGAACATAATTTTTGAAGTCTCCCAAATAGGACTtactatttacgaataggtgaAAACAATTTCATCCtcacaaaaaatttataaacCTCCAGTTTGCTCAGAAGATGCGAAAAGATTGTTACCTCGTCTATAGACAAATGGACTCCAAGTTGTGATGAGGTGGAGCGAAGGTTAGAGAATCGCCTCAAGTCTCTTTCAGCAATCTTCGGAAGGATGTATTCGTCTGGGCCGATAAATACACTTTTTCAGAAATGAAAATGTGGTAGAGCACCACTTTACCATTTTACAAATtccattaataaaaaattatctcacttatttttgccattttacaaattttcataaatcgAGAAATTATAACTCCATTCGATTTAAGTCTGTATTACAACATCTACACGTTCAATATTAGCATTATGTGACTGTTTTCAAAGAACACATGCATGCACATAGAAACACATACAGTTCACATATAGACACATACGGTAGTAGGTTGCTAAATTAGAACCTGTTTTTTCTGGAGGCCAGTCAAAAAACTGAGTACATATCTGATGCAACTGGCCACGACTGAAGGGATACAAAGAAAGAGCCCTGTCGAGACGAAATATAGAGATGAATGGGAAGATTATTTTTCCATTTTATTCattgttattgaattgaaagCATTACACCTGCAAACGTGCTTCTTCAAAGATTAGGTCCCCAAACGTCATATTCACAAAATGAGAGATGACTTGATTAACCTGCAAACGGCATCTGATTCTGCAGAATGGCATTTTGGCTTCAAGTATGCATCAATTACTTCCAAAAAGTGATTGTCGGTAGGCAGATTACACCCATTCCCTAAATCATGTAGTGATATTAAAGGGGGGGACAGGTAGTAGCAATCCATTGGTTCTATAAAATGCATGACAGaagattttgttgttgttgaatGCCCAGAATTTTGTAAGGGTCTTCGTAAATCTGACAAAATGTCAAAATCTTACAACTATCTAGACCAAGAGATGATAAATACCATCCTTTATAAACTAACCATCAAACTCAGACTTGAGAATGGCAAAGTGCTCTTCATGTTTGCTAGTTAGAGTTTGTCCCTTTCTTTTGGagctctttttcttttttacaATTGGCAATCCCTCTAATGCAAGACGCTGAAGAACAGCCGAATCACCAACAGATTTGACAAACTGACAAGCTGACTCCTACATCCGGAAAAACTATAGATCATGTATAGGAGTCTAATGGCAGATTTTGGTAGCAAAATGTGGTGGAACAGAAATATCTTAACCTCACCAGTCCGAAACCACGAACTCCTTGTGTATAATCACTGCCAAGAAGAACAGCTAAAGAAATCTGAAGATCACAACATTTTAAAAGGGACTTGTGCAAAAATTATGAGTCTTCAATTACATCACAAGAGAAAGTGAAATTACCAAGGAATTTCTTCCAAATTCGAGAAATCTCTCAATATCATCCATTTCATAGCAAACGACGTAACCACCTTCTCCTGAATAAAAGAAATGGCATTAGCACGAGTATGTGATACCAGAGATACTGATACTAAGAGAATTTATCACTCACCAAGACAAATATCTCTGTAGACTGTTCTTGCCCCAAACAAAAAAGCATCAGAATCTGTCGTGAAACATCCATCCTGATGAACCGAAGAAGTGAAGGTTGCATAATCATAATAATTCggttaaaaaagaaaagaaatgttTCCCATTAGTCACATAATTGAAACATCGTTAGAGAATCACCAATGGGCACGGGCACATccaaaaaaatctaaaattcaaAGTCTTGAATGTAGGGATTTTTGAGAAACTAACACATA comes from Henckelia pumila isolate YLH828 chromosome 4, ASM3356847v2, whole genome shotgun sequence and encodes:
- the LOC140864295 gene encoding uncharacterized protein, which gives rise to MREADAEPENVMTGVHTKKLSHQCGECDSEEDPEEDQENGLYEEIYEDPEDVVNEEPEEASEEEIHGESDEDPEDTIVEVSEDDPEEEINEENDCALEDVVYEEPDENPEEDMDEEPEEESEEEIVEDLEDVPGEEIDEEPEEESEEEIIEDLEDKMIQNEKNLKSKSDDTFATSKFDSKIGLISVTVNDDCASRQQEPSKSFRKHRHSRWDVRAEEETPLIDETSKRRKTRWDNDDSRNFLFQVSSSLELSTDQEVLRFKKRLMEINKMLQSSEINGKENAEEISSPKPDNNDHGMKINARARRKLKKSQ